One Fundulus heteroclitus isolate FHET01 chromosome 11, MU-UCD_Fhet_4.1, whole genome shotgun sequence DNA segment encodes these proteins:
- the LOC105917869 gene encoding claudin-4, protein MVAGGRQILGMALALIGFLGTIIVCGLPTWKVTAFIGANIVTSQIIWEGLWMNCVTQSTGQMQCKVYDSLLELPQDLQAARALVVISIIVSVIGIMMGIVGGKCTNFIPDEVRKSKVAVAAGIIFLIAGVLLLIPVCWTANTIIRDFYNPTLINAQKRELGASLYIGWGASGLLFIGGGLLCSSCPPKDDDYDVRYSKAQSAVSKAYV, encoded by the coding sequence ATGGTGGCCGGAGGAAGACAGATCCTCGGTATGGCTTTGGCCCTTATCGGCTTCCTGGGGACCATCATCGTCTGCGGCCTCCCCACCTGGAAAGTCACGGCTTTCATCGGCGCCAACATCGTCACCTCTCAGATCATATGGGAGGGTTTGTGGATGAACTGCGTGACTCAGAGCACGGGCCAGATGCAGTGCAAGGTTTACGATTCCCTTCTGGAGTTGCCTCAAGACCTGCAGGCCGCCAGAGCCCTGGTGGTCATTTCCATCATCGTTTCAGTCATCGGGATCATGATGGGCATAGTGGGCGGCAAGTGCACCAACTTCATACCAGATGAAGTCCGAAAGAGCAAAGTGGCCGTCGCTGCAGGTATCATCTTTCTCATCGCGGGCGTCTTGCTCCTCATCCCGGTTTGCTGGACTGCCAACACAATCATTCGGGACTTCTACAACCCAACTCTGATAAACGCTCAGAAGAGGGAACTGGGGGCCTCCCTCTACATCGGCTGGGGCGCTTCTGGGCTTCTCTTCATCGGCGGTGGgctcctctgcagctcctgcccCCCCAAGGACGACGACTACGACGTTAGGTACTCCAAGGCTCAGTCCGCGGTCAGCAAAGCCTACGTTTAG
- the LOC105917871 gene encoding claudin-4, which translates to MASMGMQLLASALCIVGWIGVFASCVLPMWRVTAFVGSSIVTTQTIWEGIWMTCVVQSTGQMQCKPYESQLALSTDTKAARALMVLAVVTGSVGLLLAFVGGKCTRFLDEDGASKGKVAVAAGVVLMVAGLLCLIPTAWAASSVVKKFYGAAIDAQRRELGACLYIGWGAAILLTLGGGLFIHSACPLKAHDTDKNPSVRYVVVRSSNGSTQVGSHLTRAPTAMAQPIRTMFPEPQSMEPATAKPPAYTRPPHDAESEQDTREDSEKSWAPSTKSQMKRPESRRSEHSEAPSTKSQLKRAELDETLSVASENEDTTPNPTKTYL; encoded by the coding sequence ATGGCTTCAATGGGAATGCAGCTCCTGGCCAGTGCCCTGTGCATCGTGGGCTGGATAGGGGTCTTCGCCAGCTGTGTGCTGCCTATGTGGAGGGTGACCGCCTTTGTGGGCAGCTCCATAGTGACTACTCAGACTATCTGGGAGGGAATCTGGATGACCTGTGTGGTTCAAAGCACGGGACAGATGCAGTGCAAGCCCTATGAGTCTCAGCTCGCTCTCTCCACCGACACGAAGGCCGCCAGGGCACTCATGGTCCTTGCTGTTGTTACGGGCAGCGTGGGCCTCCTCCTGGCCTTCGTGGGTGGTAAATGCACCCGGTTCTTGGATGAGGATGGTGCTTCAAAGGGGAAAGTGGCTGTAGCAGCAGGGGTGGTGCTAATGGTCGCTGGGCTGCTCTGTCTCATCCCCACGGCATGGGCGGCTTCGTCGGTGGTGAAAAAGTTCTACGGCGCAGCCATAGACGCTCAGAGGAGGGAGCTCGGAGCCTGCCTCTACATTGGCTGGGGGGCAGCCATTCTGCTCACCCTGGGAGGGGGTCTGTTCATCCACTCAGCTTGCCCGCTCAAAGCCCACGACACGGACAAGAACCCGTCTGTCCGCTACGTGGTGGTTCGCTCCTCCAACGGGTCCACCCAGGTGGGCTCCCATCTCACCAGGGCACCAACAGCGATGGCCCAGCCCATCAGGACCATGTTCCCTGAGCCCCAGAGCATGGAGCCGGCGACAGCGAAGCCGCCGGCGTACACAAGGCCGCCGCACGACGCTGAATCCGAGCAGGACACGAGAGAGGACTCAGAGAAGTCCTGGGCTCCATCGACCAAGTCTCAGATGAAAAGACCTGAGTCCAGAAGGTCCGAGCACAGCGAAGCGCCGTCAACAAAGTCTCAGCTGAAACGAGCTGAGCTGGACGAAACTTTATCAGTCGCCAGTGAAAATGAAGACACCACACCAAACCCTACAAAAACATACCTGTAA